A window of Deltaproteobacteria bacterium contains these coding sequences:
- a CDS encoding alkaline phosphatase family protein: MLGSSWRRVRACGGRERPDVRSGGGYVGRRVLVVGLDSAPPRLVFDVFRREMPTLAGLLERGAHGRLLSTNPPITVPAWTAMMASRDPGQLGCYGFRNRKDHSYDGYAFANSTHVTAPRSWDLLGASGKRSIVLGVPQTYPPRPIVGDMVTCFLTPSTKATYTYPASLKAEVEAASGGYVLDVDDFRTADKHALLERVYAKTRKHWAVARHLAKTHPWDFFMLVEMGLDRLHHGFWSSMDPEHHKYEPGNPFETAIRDYYRHLDGELAALLELVPRDTIVLVVSDHGSKRMDGGICFNEWLIRESYLTLRNPPSAPTPIGQVAIDWSRTRAWGDGGYYGRCFMNVKGREPEGLVEPGDYERVRDELIAGIAAITDHRGRPLGSRAFRPQEIYREVRGVAPDLIVYFGDLAWRSVGAVGMGGIHTFENDTGPDEANHDWFGVFVLAALDGASPLRGDLGDLSIYDVAPTILRLFGETVPADMIGASLVA; the protein is encoded by the coding sequence ATGCTCGGCTCCTCATGGCGACGAGTGCGCGCTTGCGGCGGCCGGGAACGTCCTGACGTCCGCTCGGGGGGAGGGTACGTGGGTCGCAGGGTTCTCGTGGTCGGGCTGGACTCGGCGCCGCCGCGTCTGGTCTTCGACGTCTTCCGGCGCGAGATGCCGACGCTCGCCGGCCTCCTCGAGCGCGGCGCGCACGGCCGCCTCCTCAGCACGAACCCGCCGATCACGGTGCCCGCCTGGACCGCGATGATGGCGAGCAGGGACCCGGGCCAACTCGGCTGCTACGGGTTCCGCAACCGCAAGGACCACTCCTACGACGGCTACGCATTCGCCAACTCGACGCACGTGACGGCGCCGAGGTCGTGGGACCTGCTCGGCGCGAGCGGCAAGCGCTCGATCGTCCTCGGCGTGCCGCAAACCTACCCGCCGCGGCCGATCGTCGGCGACATGGTGACGTGTTTCCTCACGCCGTCGACCAAAGCGACCTACACCTACCCGGCGAGCCTGAAGGCCGAGGTCGAGGCGGCTTCCGGCGGCTACGTTCTCGACGTCGACGATTTCCGAACGGCCGACAAACACGCCCTCCTCGAGCGCGTGTACGCGAAGACCCGCAAGCACTGGGCGGTCGCGCGCCACCTCGCCAAGACCCATCCCTGGGACTTCTTCATGCTCGTCGAGATGGGCCTCGATCGACTGCATCACGGGTTCTGGAGCTCCATGGACCCGGAACACCACAAGTACGAGCCCGGCAACCCCTTCGAGACCGCGATTCGCGACTATTATCGCCACCTCGACGGCGAGCTCGCGGCGCTCCTCGAGCTCGTGCCGCGCGACACGATCGTGCTCGTGGTGTCCGACCACGGGTCGAAGCGCATGGACGGCGGCATCTGTTTCAACGAGTGGCTGATTCGCGAGAGCTACCTCACGCTGCGCAATCCGCCCTCCGCGCCGACGCCGATCGGCCAGGTGGCGATCGACTGGAGCCGCACGCGAGCCTGGGGCGACGGCGGCTACTACGGCCGCTGCTTCATGAACGTGAAAGGGCGCGAGCCCGAGGGGCTCGTGGAGCCCGGCGACTACGAACGGGTGCGCGACGAGCTCATCGCCGGCATCGCCGCGATCACCGACCACCGCGGCCGACCGCTCGGATCGCGCGCGTTCCGGCCGCAGGAGATCTACCGCGAGGTGCGCGGCGTCGCGCCCGACCTGATCGTCTACTTCGGGGACCTCGCGTGGCGTTCCGTGGGCGCGGTCGGCATGGGCGGGATCCATACGTTCGAGAACGACACCGGCCCCGACGAAGCCAACCACGACTGGTTCGGAGTGTTCGTGCTCGCCGCCCTGGACGGCGCCTCGCCGCTCAGGGGAGACCTCGGCGATCTTTCGATCTACGACGTCGCGCCGACGATCCTGCGGCTCTTCGGCGAGACCGTCCCCGCCGACATGATCGGCGCGTCGCTCGTCGCGTAG
- a CDS encoding flippase: MKRKASGNMLLDIAGLIGSRFMLVVFGFGTGIITARVLGPHDRGLFTLLITLPQTLVTFAKMGVAQANVYYVRRAKVPVSTVASNSLVLTLVVSLALLTTCYFAGHWIIDPFTDGAPSSYVWLALVLVPFLLIESYFMAILQAVEAFNAYNLQSIIKAILSFVGIATALLLAHGKLWAALISQVSVLAVCNLWLLMQCHRVAPFGFRWDRQVGRGTLGFGAKSYVQTLAAHLHYRIDLYLIALLLSPEQVAFYSIAVNMTNPILQIPDAIGTVIFPKLAGSPDQAAHERTAVTCRHTLFATLVAAVFYAGVGSQLMVLFYGSRYAPAIPPMFMMLPGIIMISLYQILSRNFTSRNRQQINIVAAGVALAVNAGSNLVLSPRFGIVGAALSTAISYSLAAGILLAVFVRESGWRVRDTVLVGADDLARYARLLMATSARLRRPGTS, from the coding sequence ATGAAGCGCAAGGCGAGCGGCAACATGTTGCTCGATATCGCCGGGCTGATCGGCTCCCGGTTCATGCTCGTCGTCTTCGGCTTCGGCACCGGGATCATCACGGCGCGCGTGCTCGGTCCGCACGACCGCGGCCTCTTTACGTTGCTGATCACCCTGCCGCAGACGCTCGTGACGTTCGCGAAGATGGGTGTGGCGCAAGCGAACGTCTACTACGTGCGGCGGGCCAAGGTGCCGGTGTCGACCGTCGCGTCGAATTCGCTCGTTCTGACGCTCGTCGTGTCGCTCGCCCTGCTCACGACGTGCTACTTCGCCGGGCACTGGATCATCGACCCGTTTACCGACGGCGCGCCCTCGTCGTACGTCTGGCTGGCGCTCGTGCTGGTGCCGTTCCTGCTGATCGAGAGCTATTTCATGGCGATCCTGCAGGCGGTCGAGGCGTTCAACGCATACAATCTGCAGTCGATCATCAAGGCGATCCTGAGCTTCGTCGGCATCGCGACCGCGCTGCTACTCGCCCACGGCAAGCTCTGGGCCGCACTCATATCGCAGGTCTCGGTGCTGGCGGTCTGCAATCTCTGGCTGCTGATGCAGTGCCATCGCGTCGCGCCGTTCGGGTTCCGCTGGGATCGGCAAGTCGGGCGCGGCACGCTCGGCTTCGGCGCCAAGTCGTACGTCCAAACGCTCGCCGCCCATCTCCACTATCGCATCGACCTCTACCTGATCGCGCTCCTCCTGAGCCCGGAGCAGGTCGCGTTCTACTCGATCGCGGTCAACATGACGAACCCGATCCTGCAGATTCCCGACGCGATCGGCACCGTCATCTTCCCGAAGCTCGCGGGCTCGCCGGATCAGGCGGCGCACGAGCGAACCGCCGTCACGTGCCGGCACACGCTCTTCGCGACGCTCGTCGCGGCCGTCTTCTATGCCGGCGTCGGCAGCCAGCTGATGGTCCTCTTCTACGGCAGCCGCTACGCCCCGGCGATCCCGCCGATGTTCATGATGCTGCCGGGCATCATCATGATCTCGCTGTACCAGATCCTGAGCCGCAACTTCACGAGCCGGAACCGGCAGCAGATCAACATCGTCGCCGCCGGCGTCGCGCTCGCCGTGAACGCCGGCTCGAACCTGGTCCTGAGTCCGCGCTTCGGAATCGTCGGCGCGGCGCTCTCGACCGCGATCTCGTATTCGCTCGCGGCCGGCATCCTGCTCGCCGTGTTCGTCCGGGAGTCGGGATGGCGGGTGCGGGACACGGTCCTGGTGGGCGCGGACGATCTCGCGCGCTATGCTCGGCTCCTCATGGCGACGAGTGCGCGCTTGCGGCGGCCGGGAACGTCCTGA
- a CDS encoding sulfatase has protein sequence MSSPRSSNGALGSAIAGGALAGVVVGLGEAAIVIAERHLGLDAGLLYFALLAYGGVGALVGLGIGAGLGVVTRVAAPTACGLAGASVLAVLATIIGRFRVFRDVFNETFDGAPLSPLHFQLASAAAALALFVVAFLAWRALARRQPRLASPLAAVGGLIVAVLAARAVMALGAPKELSAPARSAVGQPAKGPNVFLIVVDTLRADHLSCYGAKTNRTPVIDGLAADGTRFGRAYAQASWTRPSFGTIFTSLYPSSHRAIHKSDALPDAVVTLAEVMQGAGYATVGFANNINVAPLFGFQQGFDQYVFLEPEFFFGATESAAQLTIYNQLRLIRERFVSKKKWVENYYQPADVVVKHGLDWIAARDPQRPFFMFLHFMEPHDPYFVHPYNGEAYARVANPNPDPSLAETYRDAYDGAIRFLDGELAKFIAELKAKGLYDDAVILLTADHGEEFHEHGGWWHGTTLYDEQLAVPLIVKAGADAPRGVVSDAAVSSLDVAPTLIRAAGLKVPQAMVGKPLGLAADAPAPRDHAFAESELEGNSLQAYRSGGMKVIHANAGNPRGLPEHQLFDVVADPGEQRDLIAAQTEVANKLTADMSAVQSHAESIAVESTGTSIDAASEERLRALGYVH, from the coding sequence TTGAGCTCGCCCCGGTCGTCGAACGGAGCGCTCGGGAGCGCGATTGCCGGGGGCGCGCTCGCCGGCGTCGTCGTGGGTCTCGGAGAGGCGGCGATCGTCATCGCCGAGCGCCACCTGGGGCTCGACGCCGGGCTCCTGTACTTCGCGCTTCTGGCGTACGGCGGCGTCGGCGCGCTCGTCGGGCTCGGCATCGGCGCCGGCCTCGGAGTCGTGACGCGGGTGGCGGCGCCGACCGCCTGCGGGCTCGCCGGGGCGTCCGTCCTCGCGGTCCTGGCGACGATCATCGGCCGCTTCCGGGTGTTCCGGGACGTCTTCAACGAGACCTTCGACGGTGCGCCGCTGTCGCCCCTGCATTTCCAGCTGGCCTCCGCGGCGGCGGCGCTCGCGCTCTTCGTGGTCGCCTTTCTGGCCTGGCGCGCGCTGGCGCGTCGGCAGCCGCGGCTGGCGTCACCCCTCGCGGCGGTGGGCGGACTGATCGTCGCCGTGCTCGCGGCGCGCGCCGTCATGGCGCTCGGCGCCCCCAAGGAACTGTCCGCACCCGCGCGCAGCGCGGTCGGTCAGCCCGCGAAGGGGCCGAACGTGTTCCTGATCGTGGTGGACACGCTCCGCGCCGATCACCTCTCGTGCTACGGCGCCAAGACGAATCGGACGCCCGTGATCGACGGCCTCGCCGCCGACGGTACGCGCTTCGGGCGCGCCTACGCGCAGGCGTCGTGGACACGGCCGTCGTTCGGCACCATCTTCACGTCGCTGTATCCGTCGTCGCACCGGGCGATCCACAAATCGGACGCGCTCCCCGACGCGGTCGTTACGCTCGCCGAGGTCATGCAGGGCGCCGGCTACGCGACGGTCGGCTTCGCGAACAACATCAACGTCGCGCCGCTCTTCGGCTTCCAGCAGGGCTTCGACCAGTACGTCTTCCTCGAGCCGGAGTTCTTCTTCGGCGCAACCGAGTCGGCCGCGCAGCTCACGATCTACAACCAGCTGCGTCTCATCCGCGAGCGCTTCGTCTCCAAGAAGAAGTGGGTCGAGAACTACTACCAGCCGGCGGACGTCGTGGTGAAGCACGGGCTCGATTGGATCGCCGCACGCGACCCGCAGCGGCCGTTCTTCATGTTCCTGCACTTCATGGAGCCGCACGATCCGTACTTCGTGCACCCGTACAACGGCGAGGCGTACGCGCGCGTCGCCAACCCGAACCCCGATCCGTCGCTCGCCGAGACCTACCGCGACGCCTACGACGGAGCGATCCGCTTCCTCGACGGCGAGCTCGCGAAGTTCATCGCCGAGCTGAAGGCCAAGGGCCTCTACGACGACGCCGTGATCCTGCTCACCGCGGATCACGGCGAGGAGTTCCACGAGCACGGCGGCTGGTGGCACGGCACCACGCTCTACGACGAGCAGCTGGCGGTGCCGCTGATCGTGAAGGCGGGCGCGGACGCTCCGCGGGGCGTCGTGAGCGACGCGGCCGTCTCGAGTCTCGACGTCGCGCCGACGCTCATCCGGGCGGCGGGCCTGAAGGTGCCGCAGGCGATGGTCGGGAAGCCGCTCGGGCTCGCCGCCGACGCTCCGGCGCCGCGCGATCACGCGTTCGCGGAGAGCGAGCTCGAGGGCAACAGCCTCCAGGCGTACCGCAGCGGCGGCATGAAGGTGATCCATGCCAACGCCGGCAACCCGCGCGGGCTCCCCGAGCACCAGCTCTTCGACGTCGTCGCCGACCCGGGCGAGCAGCGGGACCTCATCGCGGCGCAGACCGAGGTTGCCAACAAGCTCACGGCCGACATGAGCGCGGTGCAGAGCCATGCCGAGTCGATCGCGGTCGAGTCGACCGGCACGTCCATCGACGCCGCCAGCGAGGAGCGCCTGCGCGCGCTCGGATACGTGCACTGA
- a CDS encoding nucleotide sugar dehydrogenase, giving the protein MELLDKIRGRKARTGVIGLGYVGLPLAIEFARAGFRAVGIDVDQRKVDAVNAGKSYIVDTADEEIASLVATGRLAATSDFSVIADCDTINICVPTPLRKTKDPDMTFILAAVAEIKKYIRPDQLVILESTTYPGTTDEVVLPALEEAGLEVGHDFFLAFSPERIDPGNKRYQTRNIPKVVGGVTAHCTQVAKALYEQSIDSVVPVSSTRVAEMVKLLENTFRSVNIGLVNELALMSAKLGINVWEVIDAAATKPFGFMPFYPGPGLGGHCIPIDPFYLGWKAKMNGFEPRFIELAGQINESMPKFVVDKVTDALNNDGKAVRNSRIHVLGVAYKRDVNDVRESPALHVIKMLLDKGAKVTYSDPYAPTIREEGMEMSDVPVRAALEAGTDCVVLLTDHSCFNYPEIVHLAPMIVDTRNALRDFIGGNIVRL; this is encoded by the coding sequence ATGGAGTTGTTGGACAAGATTCGCGGACGCAAGGCGCGTACCGGCGTCATCGGTCTCGGCTACGTCGGACTGCCGCTCGCCATCGAGTTCGCGCGCGCCGGCTTTCGGGCCGTCGGTATCGACGTCGACCAGCGCAAGGTCGACGCCGTCAATGCGGGCAAGTCGTACATCGTCGACACGGCCGACGAGGAGATCGCGTCGCTGGTCGCGACCGGGCGCCTCGCGGCGACCAGCGACTTCTCCGTCATCGCGGACTGCGACACGATCAACATCTGCGTGCCGACGCCGCTGCGGAAGACCAAGGATCCGGACATGACGTTCATCCTGGCCGCGGTCGCGGAGATCAAGAAGTACATCCGCCCGGATCAGCTGGTGATCCTGGAGTCGACGACCTATCCCGGCACGACCGACGAGGTGGTGCTCCCGGCGCTCGAGGAGGCCGGCCTCGAGGTCGGCCACGACTTCTTCCTGGCCTTCTCGCCGGAGCGCATCGATCCCGGCAACAAGCGGTACCAGACGCGCAACATCCCGAAGGTCGTGGGCGGCGTCACCGCACACTGCACGCAGGTGGCGAAGGCGCTCTACGAGCAGAGCATCGACTCGGTGGTGCCGGTCTCGTCCACGCGCGTCGCCGAAATGGTGAAGCTCCTCGAGAACACGTTCCGCAGCGTGAACATCGGCCTCGTGAACGAGCTGGCGCTGATGTCGGCGAAGCTCGGCATCAACGTCTGGGAGGTGATCGACGCCGCGGCGACCAAGCCGTTCGGCTTCATGCCGTTCTACCCCGGCCCCGGCCTCGGCGGGCATTGCATCCCGATCGACCCGTTCTATCTCGGCTGGAAAGCCAAGATGAACGGCTTCGAGCCGCGCTTCATCGAGCTCGCCGGCCAGATCAACGAGTCGATGCCGAAGTTTGTCGTCGACAAGGTGACCGACGCGCTCAACAACGACGGCAAGGCGGTGCGGAACTCGCGCATCCACGTCCTCGGGGTTGCGTACAAGCGCGACGTGAACGACGTGCGCGAGTCGCCGGCGCTGCACGTGATCAAGATGCTCCTCGATAAGGGAGCGAAGGTCACCTACAGCGATCCCTACGCGCCGACCATCCGCGAGGAGGGCATGGAGATGAGCGACGTGCCCGTGCGGGCGGCGCTGGAGGCCGGGACGGACTGCGTCGTGCTGCTCACCGACCATAGCTGCTTCAACTACCCCGAGATCGTCCATCTGGCGCCGATGATCGTCGACACGCGGAACGCGCTGCGCGACTTCATCGGCGGGAACATCGTCCGTCTCTGA
- a CDS encoding glycosyltransferase — MRHRSSMPSAWPIAGGRVSVALVVGTLARTSVARHVVDLVRALGAGRHRAHVYVLAGAAGPAAARLGPLGVPVTALPRRHAYEPGRLVALARAFRRDGIDLVHAILPAGAAYGALAARLAGIPVVIVASRAGDPREQRRVRTLLHRIYRRATAVLANTRAHAAAISAEADLPAGQVRVVYDGVDLGRAHALGVLDGLRDRVWHRPLVIGGAGGGDAGRRLFGATAVRIAARHPAARFVWLDDGSEEDATPSPAGERVATFGPAMTVTRIGDDPVSVLGGVAMLCLAGASECPSLDLVPAAMAAARPIVAARVPGIDELVVDGTTGAVVPAGDPGAFADAALTLLDDRSRLRSAGYAARARAERELDAAGMARATAAVYEASLLGRRAPTGLGAEAPEAPLGR, encoded by the coding sequence GTGCGTCACCGGTCCAGCATGCCGAGCGCCTGGCCGATCGCGGGCGGACGGGTGTCCGTCGCACTCGTGGTCGGTACGCTGGCGCGGACAAGCGTGGCGCGGCACGTCGTCGACCTCGTGCGGGCGCTCGGCGCGGGGCGGCACCGGGCGCACGTCTACGTATTGGCCGGCGCGGCGGGTCCCGCGGCCGCGCGTCTCGGCCCGCTCGGTGTTCCGGTCACGGCGCTACCGCGGCGGCACGCGTACGAGCCGGGGAGGCTCGTGGCGCTCGCGCGCGCGTTTCGGCGCGACGGGATCGACCTCGTGCACGCCATCCTGCCGGCCGGTGCGGCGTACGGGGCGCTCGCGGCGCGACTCGCCGGCATCCCGGTCGTGATCGTGGCGAGCCGGGCCGGCGATCCGCGCGAGCAGCGGCGCGTGCGCACCTTGCTCCACCGCATCTATCGACGCGCGACGGCGGTGCTCGCCAACACGCGCGCCCACGCCGCGGCGATCAGCGCCGAGGCGGATCTGCCGGCGGGGCAAGTGCGGGTCGTGTACGACGGGGTCGATCTCGGCCGCGCGCATGCGCTCGGGGTGCTCGACGGGCTCCGCGACCGCGTGTGGCACCGTCCGCTGGTGATCGGAGGCGCGGGCGGTGGCGACGCGGGTCGGCGTCTCTTCGGGGCGACGGCGGTACGGATCGCGGCGCGCCACCCGGCGGCGCGATTCGTGTGGCTCGACGACGGCTCGGAGGAGGACGCGACGCCGTCTCCAGCCGGCGAGCGCGTCGCCACGTTCGGACCGGCGATGACGGTCACGCGGATCGGCGACGATCCGGTGTCGGTGTTGGGGGGGGTCGCGATGCTCTGTCTCGCGGGCGCCTCCGAGTGTCCGTCGCTCGACCTCGTGCCCGCGGCGATGGCCGCCGCCCGGCCGATCGTGGCGGCCCGGGTGCCGGGCATCGACGAGCTCGTCGTCGACGGCACGACGGGCGCCGTGGTCCCCGCTGGTGATCCGGGGGCGTTCGCGGATGCGGCGCTCACCCTCCTCGACGACCGGAGCCGGCTGCGGAGCGCCGGGTACGCGGCGCGCGCGCGGGCCGAGCGCGAGCTCGACGCCGCCGGGATGGCGCGTGCGACGGCGGCCGTCTACGAGGCGTCCCTCCTCGGACGACGCGCGCCGACGGGGCTCGGCGCGGAGGCGCCGGAGGCGCCGCTCGGGCGCTGA
- a CDS encoding alkaline phosphatase family protein, whose product MIAIIGLDGATWDLAGPFCEAGDMPVLADVRRRGAHGVLRSTTPPVTFPAWSSFMTGTNPGKHGIFDFTRRVPGTYEVAFVGSRDRRVPTIWKLLSDAGRRVAVIGVPTTYPPEPVNGIMVGGFDSPVATGIDGSFVHPRELYAEMTRAVGPYAITDFQELTIGPGWHADALPKILAAVDRKRDLARWVLRRERWDCFMMLFGEADTASHHFWMFTDPGSPRFDAEGAPRFRGALREVYRRLDAALGAILTELPSDATVLVASDHGFGGAGTTVLHLNRWLADQGWLAFRAGRRELGARAARVVRRAALALLPRGVQERLVRRGGRALARRLEGWSRFGAIDMARTRAFSEELNYAPSVWLNVRGRDPDGTIAPGAAYDAAVAELRAALLAWRHPETGAAIVARVHRRDELYAGPLVEAAPDLVLELALDRGYSHPCLPTTPDETRSVRRLARREHVAGKGGGMNGSHRPQGLWALAGRGVAATPATEAAIVDVAPSVLHLAGLDVPSWMDGRLLPGIAGTARIADDALVLTEASDDHDHEAELRRRLRALGYLSEPAA is encoded by the coding sequence GTGATCGCGATCATCGGTCTCGACGGGGCGACGTGGGACCTCGCGGGGCCGTTCTGCGAGGCCGGCGACATGCCCGTGCTCGCCGACGTGCGGCGGCGCGGCGCCCACGGCGTGCTGCGGTCGACGACGCCGCCGGTCACGTTTCCCGCGTGGTCGTCGTTCATGACCGGGACCAACCCCGGGAAGCACGGCATCTTCGACTTCACCCGCCGCGTGCCCGGCACCTACGAGGTCGCCTTCGTCGGCAGCCGCGACCGCCGCGTGCCGACGATCTGGAAGCTCCTCTCCGACGCCGGACGGCGCGTGGCGGTGATCGGCGTCCCGACTACGTACCCGCCGGAGCCGGTGAACGGGATCATGGTCGGCGGCTTCGACAGCCCGGTCGCGACCGGCATCGACGGGTCGTTCGTCCACCCGCGCGAGCTGTACGCCGAGATGACGCGGGCCGTCGGTCCGTACGCCATCACCGACTTCCAGGAGCTGACGATCGGCCCGGGGTGGCACGCCGATGCGCTGCCGAAGATCCTGGCAGCCGTCGATCGCAAGCGCGACCTCGCGCGCTGGGTGCTGCGGCGCGAGCGCTGGGACTGCTTCATGATGCTTTTCGGTGAGGCCGACACCGCGAGCCATCACTTCTGGATGTTCACGGATCCGGGTTCGCCGCGCTTCGACGCCGAGGGCGCGCCGCGCTTCCGAGGGGCGCTTCGCGAGGTGTACCGACGGCTCGACGCCGCGCTCGGCGCGATCCTCACCGAGCTGCCATCGGATGCGACCGTGCTGGTCGCATCCGACCACGGGTTCGGAGGCGCCGGCACGACGGTCCTGCACCTGAACCGCTGGCTCGCCGACCAGGGTTGGCTCGCGTTCCGCGCCGGCCGCCGCGAGCTCGGAGCGCGGGCGGCGCGCGTGGTCCGCCGTGCGGCGCTGGCGCTCCTGCCGCGCGGAGTGCAGGAACGGCTCGTGCGCCGTGGTGGCCGCGCGCTCGCGCGCCGGCTCGAAGGCTGGTCGCGCTTCGGGGCGATCGACATGGCGCGGACCCGGGCCTTCTCGGAGGAGCTGAACTACGCGCCGAGCGTCTGGCTGAACGTCCGCGGCCGCGATCCCGACGGGACGATCGCCCCGGGCGCCGCGTACGACGCCGCGGTCGCGGAGCTGCGCGCGGCGCTCCTCGCCTGGCGCCATCCGGAGACTGGTGCGGCGATCGTCGCGCGCGTGCACCGCCGCGACGAGCTCTACGCCGGGCCGCTCGTCGAAGCCGCGCCCGACCTCGTCCTCGAGCTGGCGCTCGATCGCGGCTATTCCCACCCCTGTCTGCCGACGACGCCCGACGAGACGCGCAGCGTGCGCCGGCTCGCCCGGCGCGAGCACGTGGCGGGAAAGGGCGGCGGTATGAACGGCAGTCACCGTCCGCAGGGGCTGTGGGCGCTCGCGGGTCGCGGCGTCGCCGCGACGCCGGCGACGGAGGCCGCGATCGTCGACGTCGCCCCGTCGGTGCTGCATCTCGCGGGGCTCGACGTGCCGTCGTGGATGGACGGCCGGTTGCTGCCGGGGATCGCGGGGACGGCGCGCATCGCCGACGACGCGCTCGTGCTGACAGAAGCGTCGGACGACCACGACCAC
- a CDS encoding GTP-binding protein, which yields MSARHVAVDVVTGFLGSGKTTLLVHALAHGLAGKRVALVVNEIGEIGVDGKVVTGLNYVEKMVELSSGCICCSIDEYRFDLAIQEIIETARPDLIVIESTGLADPEPLAYRVKNAGLQLDAVITVVDAAHVERFLDETEVAAAQIAAADFLVVSKTDLAGPETLARVRARLARLNPRALQFVSLHGAVDADVLFATDIAGHRARVAGVPPATSAHLARDGFGSFAYRGRRPLEQVAFERLLHALPPDVIRAKGLVRLVDRDWHRVFNVTCGRVDLGWVKLEDDVETQAVFIGRGVDRHRDAVVAALAACER from the coding sequence ATGTCGGCACGGCACGTCGCGGTCGACGTCGTCACGGGATTCCTGGGGAGCGGCAAGACGACGCTGCTCGTCCACGCGTTGGCGCACGGCCTCGCCGGAAAGCGCGTCGCGCTCGTCGTGAACGAGATCGGCGAGATCGGCGTCGACGGCAAGGTCGTCACCGGCCTCAACTACGTCGAGAAGATGGTGGAGCTTTCGAGCGGCTGCATCTGCTGCTCGATCGACGAGTACCGATTCGACCTGGCGATCCAGGAGATCATCGAGACGGCGCGGCCCGATCTGATCGTGATCGAATCGACCGGTCTCGCCGACCCCGAGCCGCTCGCGTACCGGGTGAAGAACGCCGGGCTCCAGCTCGACGCCGTCATCACGGTCGTGGATGCCGCGCACGTCGAGCGCTTCCTCGACGAAACCGAGGTCGCGGCGGCGCAGATCGCGGCCGCCGACTTCCTCGTCGTGAGCAAGACCGACCTGGCCGGGCCGGAGACGCTGGCGCGGGTGCGGGCGCGGCTCGCGCGCTTGAACCCGCGCGCGCTCCAGTTCGTGAGCCTGCATGGCGCCGTGGACGCCGACGTGCTCTTCGCGACCGACATTGCCGGCCACCGGGCGCGCGTCGCGGGCGTACCGCCGGCGACGTCCGCGCACCTCGCCCGCGACGGATTCGGATCGTTCGCCTACCGTGGCCGCCGTCCGCTGGAGCAGGTCGCGTTCGAGCGGCTGCTTCACGCGCTGCCGCCGGACGTGATCCGGGCCAAGGGTCTCGTCCGCCTCGTCGATCGCGATTGGCACCGCGTCTTCAACGTGACGTGCGGCCGCGTCGATCTCGGCTGGGTGAAGCTCGAGGACGACGTCGAGACCCAGGCCGTCTTCATCGGCCGCGGCGTCGACCGCCATCGCGACGCCGTCGTGGCGGCGCTCGCCGCTTGCGAGCGGTGA